A window of the Lactuca sativa cultivar Salinas chromosome 7, Lsat_Salinas_v11, whole genome shotgun sequence genome harbors these coding sequences:
- the LOC111887701 gene encoding protein FAR-RED IMPAIRED RESPONSE 1-like: protein MTHKIRAVLKGGYEYVGAKMKEKRLFMQSLEKLYLLMQLLEQTTVDHHKKSVTVGAGLLGRETIESYEWLLKAFLRAHERKAPKIVLTDQDAAITQAVESVLPNSRHRLCMCHIMKKLQAKVTGNLFKNKDFKKRFNKLVWNMHIKPDEFEKKWDLIINKFNLEDK from the exons ATGACTCACAAAATACGAGCAGTTTTGAAAGGAGGATATGAATATGTAGGGGCGAAG ATGAAAGAGAAAAGGCTTTTTATGCAGAGTTTGGAGAAGTTATATCTTTTGATGCAACTTTTAGAACAAACAA CAGTTGATCACCACAAGAAATCTGTTACTGTTGGTGCTGGGTTGCTGGGTAGAGAGACAATTGAGTCGTATGAATGGCTACTTAAAGCTTTTCTTAGAGCTCATGAAAGGAAAGCACCAAAAATTGTTCTAACTGATCAAGATGCAGCAATAACACAAGCAGTGGAATCTGTCTTACCAAATTCAAGACACAGACTATGCATGTGTCACATAATGAAAAAACTGCAAGCAAAg GTTACTGGCaatttatttaaaaacaaagaCTTTAAGAAAAGATTTAACAAGCTTGTTTGGAACATGCATATCAAACCTGATGAGTTTGAAAAGAAGTgggatttgattattaataaattcaATCTAGAAGATAAATGA